From a single Stigmatopora argus isolate UIUO_Sarg chromosome 4, RoL_Sarg_1.0, whole genome shotgun sequence genomic region:
- the LOC144073023 gene encoding uncharacterized protein LOC144073023 — protein MSVTFDSKLGALRGDGWELMDSKSEYGGRFPKSVWWIGAVALCLGLLYLLLLVVILAMVSQYVGPSPMKPMEQLSTGLPSCQNLTSQCLQIQGRYNTLLESKNQLDTKLCSLTKAKDTAEGERDRLQNDRDMLQNQRDILEKERNALHSERDNLKNERDVLHNERDALKNEKGTIIAELDNLQNETGLLRNERDNLQVGQRAFEIEEEKLKSERDTLKNEKEALQHERDNVQNEHEVLKGERDTLKNEKDTLQNEQEALKNERDSLKNEKDTLLKNQEVLKHERDTIKNDKDTLQKERDSLRKERDTLTGERDHLKSQSSNLTKELEVLQTRFNTVVASRDGFKEEAEELNHNRTEKLCPSGWNKFGEKCYYISEKGETKTWKRSRGDCQDRGGDLVIVTTKEERNFISTYYDRIWIGLSDIEHEGKWKWVNGEELNFGGFWQKGEPNDSDAYENCVEQSRSGKGWNDMPCSETLSWVCED, from the exons ATGTCAGTGACATTTGATAGCAAGTTAGGAGCGCTTAGGGGAGATGGTTGGGAATTGATGGACTCCAAATCAGAATATGGAGGAAGATTTCCAAAATCAG TGTGGTGGATTGGAGCTGTTGCATTATGTTTGGGACTGCTCTATCTTCTTCTACTTGTTGTCATTTTAGCCATGGTGAGCCAAT atGTCGGACCAAGCCCTATGAAACCCATGGAACAACTGTCCACTGGTCTCCCCTCGTGTCAAAATCTGACTTCACAATGCTTGCAGATACAGGGAAGATACAACACCTTGCTAGAAAGTAAAAACCAGTTAGATACCAAGCTCTGTTCTCTGACTAAAGCGAAAGACACTGCCGAGGGGGAGCGAGACCGCCTTCAAAATGACAGAGATATGCTTCAGAACCAGCGAGACATACTCGAAAAGGAGCGGAATGCCCTCCACAGTGAGCGTGACAACTTAAAAAACGAGCGAGATGTGCTCCACAATGAACGTGACGCTCTCAAAAATGAGAAAGGCACCATTATAGCTGAGTTAGACAACCTCCAAAATGAGACAGGTCTCCTCAGAAATGAGCGAGATAACCTCCAGGTTGGGCAGAGAGCCTTTGAAATTGAggaagaaaaactcaaaagtgAACGAGACACCCTAAAGAATGAGAAAGAAGCCCTCCAACATGAGCGAGACAACGTTCAAAATGAACATGAAGTTCTCAAAGGTGAGCGAGACACTCTCAAAAATGAGAAAGACACACTACAAAACGAACAAGAGGCACTCAAAAATGAGCGAGACAGCCTCAAGAATGAGAAAGACACCCTACTAAAGAATCAAGAAGTTCTCAAACATGAGCGGGACACCATCAAAAATGACAAAGATACCCTTCAGAAGGAGCGAGACAGCCTAAGGAAAGAGCGAGACACCCTAACAGGCGAGAGAGACCATCTGAAGTCCCAGTCCAGCAACCTGACCAAAGAACTGGAGGTGCTGCAGACCCGATTCAACACAGTGGTTGCTAGTCGAGATGGCTTTAAGGAGGAAGCTGAAGAGTTAAACCACAACAGAACGG AAAAACTGTGTCCATCGGGATGGAACAAATTTGGTGAGAAATGCTACTATATCTCAGAAAAAGGCGAAACAAAGACATGGAAACGCAGTAGAGGAGACTGTCAAGACCGGGGAGGTGACCTGGTCATCGTTACCACAAAAGAGGAGCGGAATTTTATCTCCACATATTATGATCGAATTTGGATCGGTCTGTCTGACATCGAACATGAGGGGAAGTGGAAGTGGGTAAATGGGGAAGAACTGAACTTTGGAGGATTCT